A genomic segment from Spinacia oleracea cultivar Varoflay chromosome 3, BTI_SOV_V1, whole genome shotgun sequence encodes:
- the LOC110804108 gene encoding F-box/kelch-repeat protein At3g06240-like gives MSPKKVEQPEEGNRLPDEICVDLLSRLPAKSICRFRCVSKPWKSLFSQPHFTKSHLKRMKDLQIEEESSIILVSRDSGSLYSAQIKNAHHHGNEIIVSATKLTLGDHRFHSSSIQMASCDGLIIVMDVEKKLVLINPSTREFKELPSSPDAVEPLCWGIGYDSIDDDYKVVVICFDGSDNMMFVNLYSVRNDTWDRVENCPFNHELATHLVFVDGFIYWRAGVFDSIAAFDLEEEELYIVTFPGFVDTTRKDPDPDPDPDPDPDPDRNSTDSEESHDCSDEYQLDNLVALGGRLCFYPESITDTCHEMFVAMMEESDNKESWTRISFSNDSGSLYRPICLLKRKQMVLVMDEENANEKLVMYNFVEEDFKDIVLHGITETFGVGGSFMETLVSPHCTNEAV, from the coding sequence ATGTCTCCCAAAAAAGTGGAACAACCGGAAGAAGGGAATAGGCTTCCAGATGAGATATGCGTTGACTTACTCTCAAGGCTACCTGCAAAATCCATTTGTCGATTTCGATGCGTATCAAAGCCATGGAAATCTCTTTTTTCCCAACCCCACTTCACCAAAAGCCACCTGAAACGAATGAAAGATCTCCAAATTGAAGAAGAATCTTCAATTATCCTTGTTTCCCGTGATTCTGGGTCGCTATATTCTGCTCAGATTAAAAATGCGCACCACCACGGCAATGAAATCATTGTTTCTGCTACCAAGCTCACACTTGGTGACCACCGTTTTCATTCGTCCTCCATTCAAATGGCTTCTTGTGATGGGTTAATCATAGTTATGGATGTAGAAAAAAAGTTGGTGCTAATAAATCCAAGTACAAGGGAGTTTAAGGAATTGCCGAGCTCCCCTGATGCTGTTGAACCTCTTTGTTGGGGAATTGGGTATGACTCAATTGATGATGATTACAAGGTAGTTGTAATTTGTTTTGACGGAAGTGATAATATGATGTTTGTTAATCTTTATTCTGTTAGAAATGATACTTGGGACAGAGTTGAGAATTGTCCATTTAATCATGAACTGGCCACTCATTTGGTTTTCGTTGATGGGTTTATCTATTGGAGGGCTGGTGTTTTTGATTCCATTGCAGCATTTGATTTAGAGGAAGAGGAGCTTTATATTGTAACCTTTCCTGGTTTTGTTGATACTACTAGGAAGGATCCGGATCCTGATCCTGATCCTGATCCTGATCCTGACCCTGATAGGAACTCTACAGACTCTGAGGAATCTCATGATTGCTCCGATGAGTATCAGCTTGACAACCTAGTGGCACTTGGAGGCCGTCTTTGTTTTTATCCCGAAAGTATTACAGACACTTGTCATGAAATGTTTGTTGCGATGATGGAAGAATCAGATAACAAAGAATCTTGGACTAGAATCTCATTCAGTAATGACTCCGGGTCATTGTATAGGCCTATATGTTTATTGAAGAGGAAACAGATGGTGTTGGTGATGGATGAGGAGAATGCCAATGAGAAATTGGTCATGTACAATTTTGTAGAAGAAGATTTTAAGGATATTGTACTTCACGGTATTACAGAAACATTTGGTGTTGGTGGGAGCTTCATGGAGACTCTTGTCTCTCCTCATTGCACTAATGAAGCTGTGTAA